The following are encoded in a window of Mycobacteroides chelonae CCUG 47445 genomic DNA:
- the polA gene encoding DNA polymerase I, whose protein sequence is MTASATKTGTKQPTLLLLDGNSLAFRAFYALPAENFKTQSGLTTNAVYGFTSMLINLLRDEAPTHVAAAFDVSRKTFRSERYPEYKATRSATPDEFRGQIDITKEVLQALGITVLAEEGFEADDIIATLATQGQAEGFKVYVVTGDRDSLQLVNEDVTVLYPRKGVSDLTRFTPEAVVEKYGLTPTQYPDFAALRGDPSDNLPGIPGVGEKTASKWILEYGSLQELIDKADTVRGKVGDSLRANLASVVLNRELTDLVRTVPLPYVPAQLALAPWDRDQIHRLFDDLEFRVLRDRLFETLEAVEPEVDEGFQLVGQALEPGTVTDWLATHTSDGRRSGLAIVGAYTPYDGDAMAVAVASADGDGAYIDTTTVTPEDEAALAAWLADEARPKALHEAKQAMHALAGRGWQLNGVTSDTALAAYLVRPGQRSFALDDLSLRYLRRELRAEDDGEQQLSLLDDDGAGDAKAAQAQMLRARAVIDLADALDVELERIESSGLLADMELPVQRVLAGLESVGIAVDIDHLTSLQNQFATGIREAADAAYAVIGKQINLGSPKQLQVVLFDELGMPKTKKTKTGYTTDADALQTLFDKTGHPFLEHLLTHRDVTRLKVTVDGLLKSVAADGRIHTTFNQTIAATGRLSSTEPNLQNIPVRTEAGREIRDGFVVGSGYSELMTVDYSQIEMRIMAHLSADEGLIEAFNTGEDLHSFVAARAFGVPIDEVTGELRRRVKAMSYGLAYGLSAYGLATQLKISNDEAKEQMDQYFSRFGGVREYLHAVVDQARKDGYTSTVLGRRRYLPDLDSGDRLRREAAERAALNAPIQGSAADIIKVAMITTDNALRDKGLQSRMLLQVHDELLFEVADGERETLEALVRETMGSAYPLDVPLEVSVGYGRSWDAAAH, encoded by the coding sequence GTGACTGCGTCTGCAACGAAGACCGGAACCAAACAGCCGACCCTCCTGCTGCTCGACGGTAACTCGCTGGCGTTCCGCGCGTTTTATGCACTCCCGGCCGAGAACTTCAAGACGCAGTCCGGCCTGACCACGAACGCGGTCTATGGGTTCACCTCGATGTTGATCAACCTGCTGCGCGATGAGGCGCCCACACATGTGGCAGCCGCCTTCGACGTTTCCCGCAAGACGTTCCGCTCGGAGCGGTATCCCGAGTACAAAGCCACCCGCTCGGCCACACCCGATGAATTCCGCGGACAGATCGACATCACGAAGGAAGTCCTGCAGGCACTCGGCATCACCGTGCTCGCCGAGGAGGGCTTCGAGGCAGACGACATCATCGCCACCCTGGCCACGCAGGGACAGGCCGAGGGTTTCAAGGTCTATGTGGTCACTGGTGACCGCGACTCGCTGCAGCTGGTCAACGAGGACGTGACGGTGCTGTATCCACGCAAGGGCGTCAGCGACCTCACCCGGTTCACGCCGGAGGCGGTGGTCGAGAAGTACGGCCTGACGCCCACCCAGTACCCGGATTTCGCGGCACTGCGGGGCGACCCGAGCGATAACCTGCCCGGGATTCCCGGTGTCGGCGAGAAGACCGCTTCCAAGTGGATCCTCGAGTACGGCTCGTTGCAGGAATTGATCGACAAGGCCGACACCGTGCGCGGAAAGGTCGGCGACTCACTGCGCGCAAACCTGGCCTCGGTGGTCCTGAACCGCGAGCTCACCGATCTGGTTCGGACGGTGCCGCTTCCGTATGTGCCTGCTCAACTGGCGCTGGCCCCCTGGGATCGTGATCAGATCCACCGGCTCTTCGACGATCTCGAGTTCCGGGTACTGCGTGACAGGCTGTTCGAGACCCTGGAGGCTGTCGAGCCCGAGGTAGACGAGGGATTCCAGCTGGTGGGCCAGGCACTCGAGCCGGGAACTGTCACCGACTGGCTGGCCACCCACACCTCCGATGGTCGCCGTAGCGGACTAGCCATCGTCGGGGCGTACACGCCCTATGACGGCGATGCCATGGCGGTGGCCGTCGCGTCGGCCGACGGCGATGGTGCGTACATCGACACCACCACGGTCACGCCAGAGGACGAAGCAGCTCTGGCCGCGTGGCTTGCCGACGAAGCTCGCCCCAAGGCTCTACACGAAGCGAAACAAGCCATGCACGCACTGGCTGGGCGTGGGTGGCAGCTCAACGGTGTCACCTCCGACACCGCTCTCGCGGCCTACCTGGTGCGCCCGGGGCAACGCAGCTTTGCACTCGACGACCTGTCGTTGCGGTATCTGCGCCGCGAGCTACGCGCCGAAGACGATGGAGAGCAACAGCTTTCGCTACTCGATGACGACGGCGCCGGTGATGCCAAGGCTGCTCAGGCCCAGATGCTGCGTGCCCGTGCCGTCATCGACCTCGCCGATGCACTCGACGTCGAACTCGAACGTATCGAGTCGTCGGGTCTGCTGGCCGACATGGAGCTGCCGGTCCAGCGGGTGCTTGCGGGATTGGAATCCGTTGGTATCGCCGTCGACATCGACCACCTGACCTCGCTGCAGAACCAGTTCGCCACCGGTATCCGTGAGGCAGCCGATGCCGCCTACGCGGTGATCGGTAAGCAGATCAACCTGGGCTCTCCGAAACAGCTGCAGGTTGTGTTGTTCGACGAGCTCGGCATGCCCAAGACCAAGAAGACCAAGACCGGCTACACCACCGATGCCGATGCCCTGCAAACGCTTTTCGACAAGACCGGACATCCGTTCCTTGAGCATCTGCTCACACACCGCGACGTCACCAGGCTGAAGGTCACCGTCGATGGGCTGCTGAAATCCGTTGCCGCCGATGGGCGTATCCATACCACCTTCAACCAGACGATCGCGGCCACCGGTCGGTTGTCGTCCACCGAGCCGAACCTGCAGAACATCCCGGTGCGCACCGAGGCCGGTCGTGAGATCCGGGACGGATTTGTGGTGGGCTCGGGCTACTCCGAGTTGATGACGGTGGATTACAGCCAGATCGAGATGCGCATCATGGCGCATCTGTCGGCCGACGAAGGCCTAATCGAAGCGTTCAACACGGGCGAGGACCTGCACTCGTTTGTGGCTGCCCGCGCATTCGGGGTGCCGATCGACGAGGTCACCGGCGAGCTGCGCCGGCGGGTCAAGGCGATGTCCTACGGCCTGGCCTACGGATTGTCGGCCTATGGACTTGCCACCCAGCTCAAGATCTCTAACGATGAGGCAAAAGAGCAGATGGACCAGTACTTTTCGCGATTCGGCGGCGTTCGCGAATACCTGCACGCCGTGGTGGATCAGGCGCGCAAGGACGGATACACCTCGACAGTGCTCGGCCGACGCCGCTACCTGCCCGACTTGGACAGCGGCGATCGTCTGCGGCGCGAGGCGGCCGAACGCGCGGCTCTCAACGCACCGATCCAGGGGAGCGCCGCCGACATCATCAAGGTCGCGATGATCACCACCGACAATGCTTTGCGCGACAAAGGCTTACAGTCACGCATGCTGCTTCAGGTGCATGACGAGCTGCTGTTCGAGGTGGCCGACGGCGAGCGGGAGACGCTGGAAGCATTGGTTCGCGAAACCATGGGTTCGGCATATCCGCTGGATGTGCCACTGGAGGTTTCGGTGGGGTACGGGCGCAGTTGGGATGCCGCGGCCCACTAG
- a CDS encoding winged helix-turn-helix transcriptional regulator, with protein MTSASPALPSICAGVGLVEGEFIREVLDRVGDKWSVLIIATLHDGPRRYTELHEAIPSISQRMLTRTLMLLRRDGLVTRTAFAEVPPRVEYALTPLGIDLHGISAALVLWARTHHVQIRGHRAVFDAALDNASGS; from the coding sequence ATGACCTCCGCCAGTCCGGCATTGCCGAGCATCTGTGCCGGGGTAGGGCTGGTCGAAGGTGAATTCATCCGCGAGGTCCTCGACCGCGTTGGCGACAAGTGGAGCGTGCTGATCATCGCGACCCTGCACGATGGCCCGCGCCGATACACGGAGCTGCACGAGGCCATTCCGAGCATCTCGCAGCGCATGCTCACCCGCACGTTGATGCTCTTACGCCGCGACGGGCTGGTCACGCGCACCGCGTTCGCCGAGGTGCCACCCCGAGTCGAATACGCCCTGACGCCGCTGGGAATCGACCTGCACGGCATCTCCGCCGCGTTGGTGCTCTGGGCACGCACCCATCACGTGCAGATCCGTGGTCACAGAGCTGTGTTCGACGCCGCGCTGGACAACGCATCGGGGTCGTAG
- a CDS encoding SDR family NAD(P)-dependent oxidoreductase, with protein MDRTMLVLGAGSGTGAAVARRFGREGFHVAVVGRRREPLDTLVADLAGSGVSATAFSVDLTDDIRVEELLAAVDTALPPIEAIYYGPSSPVAFTPARDLTATEADHYWALFVRPLIRTVTAALPGMIDRKRGTILATIGGTGARAMPEMSGPGPAAAAARNYLQGLHSEMAPHGVYVGLLTIGALILGSEMAAITPGDAREFPTVESAVLAEHLWGMSTMRSTFENFVPRDSAFQP; from the coding sequence ATGGACAGAACAATGCTTGTACTGGGTGCTGGTAGTGGCACCGGAGCCGCGGTGGCGCGGCGGTTCGGACGCGAAGGATTCCACGTTGCGGTGGTCGGCCGCCGCCGCGAACCACTGGACACCTTGGTGGCAGACCTCGCGGGAAGCGGAGTGAGCGCGACCGCGTTTTCCGTGGACCTCACCGATGACATCCGCGTCGAGGAACTTCTCGCGGCAGTCGACACCGCATTGCCGCCAATCGAGGCGATTTACTACGGCCCCTCGTCGCCGGTGGCATTCACCCCGGCGCGCGATCTCACCGCGACCGAGGCCGACCATTACTGGGCGCTGTTCGTGCGACCACTGATCCGCACGGTGACCGCCGCGCTGCCGGGGATGATTGACCGGAAACGCGGAACGATCTTGGCCACCATCGGCGGTACCGGGGCCAGAGCGATGCCGGAGATGAGCGGGCCTGGGCCGGCTGCCGCTGCGGCACGAAATTATTTGCAGGGCTTGCATTCTGAGATGGCACCGCACGGTGTGTACGTCGGGCTGTTGACCATCGGGGCCCTCATCCTCGGCAGCGAGATGGCGGCGATAACACCCGGGGACGCCCGCGAGTTTCCGACGGTCGAATCGGCAGTACTGGCTGAGCACCTGTGGGGTATGTCAACTATGCGCAGCACGTTCGAGAATTTCGTGCCGCGGGACTCGGCCTTCCAGCCCTGA
- a CDS encoding Zn-ribbon domain-containing OB-fold protein — protein MPTDQAPAVDGWFDTDESGQPHLIGGKCTQCATIVFPPRANNCPNPACDSDVLDQVPLSSRGTVWSYTENQYAPPPPYPPSDPYEPYAIAAVELAAEGIIVLGKVVAGTGAADLKVGQPMELALEPLYTDDEGVERLVYAWKKVSA, from the coding sequence GTGCCTACAGATCAAGCCCCCGCCGTCGACGGTTGGTTCGATACCGACGAATCCGGCCAACCGCATTTGATTGGCGGCAAGTGCACACAGTGCGCCACCATCGTGTTTCCGCCGCGCGCCAACAACTGCCCCAACCCGGCCTGTGACAGTGACGTGCTGGATCAGGTGCCGCTGTCATCGCGCGGCACGGTCTGGAGCTACACCGAGAACCAGTACGCACCGCCTCCCCCGTATCCGCCCTCTGATCCATACGAGCCGTACGCGATCGCCGCGGTCGAGCTGGCGGCCGAGGGCATCATCGTGCTGGGCAAGGTCGTCGCCGGCACCGGCGCCGCGGATCTGAAGGTTGGCCAACCGATGGAACTCGCCCTGGAGCCGCTGTACACCGACGACGAGGGTGTCGAGCGGCTGGTCTACGCATGGAAGAAGGTTTCCGCATGA
- a CDS encoding lipid-transfer protein, which produces MSRTPDPVYILGAGMHPWGKWGRDFTEYGVAAARTALQDAELDWRQIQFVAGADTIRNGYPGFIAGSTFAQKLGWNGVPISSTYAACASGSQALQSARAQILAGFCDVALVIGADTTPKGFFAPVGGERKADPDWQRFHLIGATNPVYFAMLARRRMDLYGATAEDFAQVKVKNSRHGLNNPNARFRKESTVEDVLASPVVSDPLRLLDICATSDGAAALIVASADFVKKHLGSVEGVPSVRAVATITPKYPQHLPELPDIATDSTAVVPAPDRVFKDQIVDAAYAEAGIGPEDVSLAEVYDLSTALELDWYEHLGLCAKGEGEQLLRSGATTVGGRIPVNASGGLACFGEAIPAQAIAQVCELTWQLRGQAGDRQVEGARVGITANQGLFGNGSSVIVAR; this is translated from the coding sequence ATGAGCCGCACCCCGGATCCCGTCTACATCCTTGGCGCGGGCATGCACCCATGGGGCAAGTGGGGTCGCGACTTCACCGAGTACGGCGTGGCGGCCGCCCGCACCGCGCTTCAAGACGCCGAACTGGATTGGCGCCAAATTCAATTCGTCGCCGGAGCGGACACCATCCGAAACGGCTACCCGGGCTTCATCGCCGGTTCGACCTTCGCCCAGAAGCTGGGATGGAACGGTGTGCCCATCAGTTCGACCTACGCGGCCTGCGCCAGTGGTTCACAGGCGTTGCAGAGTGCGCGCGCTCAGATCCTGGCCGGATTCTGCGACGTGGCGCTGGTCATCGGGGCCGACACCACCCCCAAGGGCTTCTTCGCACCGGTAGGCGGCGAACGCAAGGCCGACCCGGACTGGCAGCGTTTCCACCTCATCGGAGCCACCAACCCGGTGTACTTCGCGATGCTGGCCCGGCGGCGGATGGACCTCTACGGCGCGACCGCAGAGGATTTCGCCCAGGTGAAGGTCAAGAACTCCCGGCACGGCCTGAACAACCCGAACGCGCGGTTCCGCAAGGAATCCACGGTGGAGGATGTGCTGGCCAGCCCGGTGGTGTCGGATCCGCTGCGGCTACTGGACATCTGCGCGACCAGCGACGGCGCCGCGGCCCTCATCGTGGCCAGCGCCGATTTCGTGAAGAAGCATCTCGGTTCGGTCGAAGGCGTGCCCTCGGTGCGCGCCGTCGCAACCATCACCCCCAAGTATCCGCAGCATCTTCCCGAACTCCCCGATATCGCAACCGATTCCACCGCGGTGGTGCCGGCGCCCGATCGTGTCTTCAAGGACCAGATCGTTGACGCCGCGTACGCGGAGGCCGGTATCGGCCCCGAGGACGTGAGCCTTGCCGAGGTGTACGACCTCTCGACGGCCCTGGAGCTGGACTGGTACGAGCACCTGGGCCTGTGCGCCAAGGGTGAGGGTGAGCAGCTGCTGCGCAGCGGTGCCACGACGGTCGGCGGCCGGATCCCGGTGAATGCCTCCGGTGGTCTGGCCTGTTTTGGCGAGGCCATTCCGGCGCAGGCCATCGCGCAGGTGTGCGAGCTGACCTGGCAGCTGCGCGGGCAGGCCGGTGACCGGCAGGTCGAGGGTGCCCGGGTTGGGATTACCGCAAACCAGGGCTTGTTCGGCAACGGCTCGTCGGTGATTGTGGCGCGCTAG
- a CDS encoding ABC transporter ATP-binding protein, with amino-acid sequence MPPVQLKLNNVGVHYGPIQAVSTLSFDVREGELVTLLGSNGAGKSTTMRAISGLVPLSSGTIFFEGQDISKMKAHKRVKAGIVQAPEGRGIFPGMTVAENLEMGCYGRKFKSRAERRERLDWINALFPRLAERRHQEGGTLSGGEQQMLSIGRALMARPKILLLDEPSMGLAPLLITKIFNIIEEINASGTTVVLVEQNAQQALSRSDHAYILETGSVVRSGAGRELLQDDSIRSAYLGVV; translated from the coding sequence ATGCCTCCCGTACAGCTGAAACTCAACAACGTCGGGGTCCACTACGGTCCGATCCAGGCGGTGAGCACGCTGTCCTTCGATGTCCGGGAGGGCGAGCTGGTCACCCTGCTCGGTTCGAATGGCGCCGGTAAATCGACCACGATGCGCGCCATCTCGGGTCTGGTGCCGCTGAGTTCGGGGACGATCTTCTTCGAGGGCCAGGACATCTCGAAGATGAAGGCGCACAAGCGCGTCAAAGCAGGGATCGTGCAGGCCCCCGAAGGGCGCGGAATCTTCCCCGGCATGACCGTCGCCGAGAACCTCGAAATGGGATGTTACGGAAGAAAATTCAAGTCCAGGGCGGAGCGCCGGGAGCGTCTCGACTGGATCAACGCGTTGTTCCCGCGGCTGGCCGAGCGTCGGCACCAAGAGGGCGGCACGCTCTCCGGCGGCGAGCAGCAGATGCTCTCCATTGGACGTGCCCTGATGGCCAGGCCGAAGATCCTTCTGCTCGACGAGCCTTCCATGGGTCTGGCCCCGCTGCTGATCACGAAGATCTTCAACATCATCGAGGAGATCAACGCCTCGGGGACCACGGTGGTTCTGGTCGAGCAGAACGCACAGCAGGCACTGAGCCGTTCGGACCACGCCTATATTCTGGAGACCGGCTCGGTCGTGCGGTCCGGTGCCGGGCGAGAATTACTGCAGGACGACAGCATTCGCTCCGCCTATCTCGGCGTGGTCTGA
- a CDS encoding ABC transporter ATP-binding protein: protein MTEHNETSTGAAPEVDELSDSGTAVDLAGEAPDEADSAEAEVLLEVKELTLKFGGLQALDGVSFDIRRGEILGLVGPNGAGKTTCFNAITGVYKPTSGAIVFDGKPLRRLRRHQITRRGIARTFQNIRLFGEMTALENVAVGTDARHKTSVLGALLRTPRHRREEHYAVDVGLGLLDFVGIADVADVKAKELPYGSQRRLEIARALATEPKLLCLDEPAAGFTPSEKESLIELIQRIRDYGYTVLLIEHDMKLVMGVTDRIVVLEFGRKIADGLPAEVRNDPAVIEAYLGVADEEFHGPDPGWLDSAAPDTESER, encoded by the coding sequence ATGACCGAGCACAACGAGACCAGCACAGGGGCCGCACCGGAAGTCGACGAACTCAGTGACTCCGGCACCGCGGTTGACCTCGCCGGGGAGGCCCCGGACGAGGCCGATTCCGCCGAGGCAGAAGTGCTGCTCGAGGTCAAGGAACTGACGCTCAAATTCGGTGGCCTGCAAGCCCTCGACGGGGTCAGCTTCGATATTCGGCGCGGGGAAATCCTCGGGCTGGTCGGCCCCAACGGTGCGGGCAAGACGACCTGCTTCAACGCCATCACCGGGGTATACAAGCCGACATCGGGCGCCATCGTGTTCGACGGGAAGCCACTGCGCCGGCTGCGGCGCCACCAGATCACCCGGCGTGGGATCGCCCGGACCTTCCAGAACATCCGGCTGTTCGGCGAGATGACCGCCTTGGAGAACGTCGCGGTGGGCACCGACGCCCGGCACAAGACGTCGGTGCTGGGCGCGCTGCTGCGAACCCCGCGGCATCGCCGCGAGGAGCACTACGCCGTCGATGTGGGGCTGGGGCTACTCGACTTCGTCGGCATCGCCGATGTAGCCGACGTCAAGGCCAAGGAGCTGCCGTATGGCAGCCAGCGCAGACTCGAGATAGCGCGGGCGCTGGCGACCGAACCCAAACTGCTCTGCCTGGACGAGCCGGCCGCCGGATTCACCCCCAGCGAGAAGGAATCGCTGATCGAGCTGATCCAGCGCATCCGGGACTACGGCTACACGGTGTTGCTCATCGAACACGACATGAAGCTCGTCATGGGCGTCACGGACCGCATCGTGGTGCTCGAATTCGGCAGGAAGATCGCCGACGGCCTGCCCGCCGAGGTACGAAACGATCCGGCGGTCATCGAGGCGTACCTCGGAGTGGCCGATGAGGAGTTCCACGGACCCGATCCCGGTTGGCTCGATTCGGCCGCACCCGATACCGAAAGCGAGAGGTAG
- a CDS encoding branched-chain amino acid ABC transporter permease encodes MTTAARALAPGDSIRRWWSELARPVQWVYGLIGFALMALLPVWKIPYLNTPNTSFGGVMAQFAMVALIAIGLNVVVGQAGLLDLGYVGFYAIGAYTVALLTSPDSPWNRMGTSAFFSSSWAWLSCLPIAVAIAAFFGLVLGTPTLRLRGDYLAIVTLGFGEIIRLLADNLEVTNGPRGLHKIAYPHVGEQYVRGGVFSSGNSGGHLNYGVWWYWLGLCLIAVVLILMGNLERSRVGRSWVAIREDEDAAEMMGVPTFRFKLWAFVIGASIGGLSGALYAGQVQYVASPTFNIINSMLFLCAVVLGGQGNKLGVIFGAFIIVYLPNRLLGVQVQGVDLGNLKYLFFGLALVVLMIFRPQGLFPAHQKLMAYWRKATERIGAKKPEQAEATA; translated from the coding sequence ATGACCACCGCAGCACGCGCCCTGGCGCCGGGCGACTCGATACGCCGATGGTGGTCCGAGCTGGCCCGTCCGGTCCAGTGGGTGTACGGGCTCATCGGATTCGCGCTCATGGCACTGCTTCCGGTGTGGAAGATTCCGTACCTGAACACTCCCAATACCAGCTTCGGCGGGGTAATGGCCCAGTTCGCTATGGTGGCGCTCATCGCGATAGGCCTGAATGTCGTTGTGGGACAAGCTGGATTGCTCGACCTGGGGTACGTCGGTTTCTACGCCATCGGTGCGTACACGGTCGCATTGCTGACCAGTCCCGACAGTCCCTGGAATCGCATGGGGACATCGGCCTTCTTCAGCTCGAGCTGGGCCTGGTTGTCGTGTCTGCCCATCGCGGTCGCGATCGCCGCCTTCTTCGGTCTGGTGCTGGGCACCCCCACGCTGCGCCTTCGGGGTGATTACCTGGCCATTGTCACGTTGGGATTCGGCGAGATCATCCGCCTGCTCGCCGATAACCTGGAGGTCACCAACGGCCCCCGCGGTCTACACAAGATCGCCTATCCGCACGTGGGGGAGCAGTACGTCCGTGGTGGCGTCTTCTCCAGCGGCAATTCCGGTGGACACCTGAACTACGGGGTGTGGTGGTACTGGCTAGGACTCTGTCTGATCGCGGTGGTGCTGATACTGATGGGCAATCTGGAGCGCAGCCGGGTCGGCCGCTCGTGGGTGGCCATCCGGGAGGACGAGGACGCCGCCGAGATGATGGGGGTTCCCACGTTCCGGTTCAAGCTGTGGGCCTTCGTGATCGGCGCCAGCATCGGCGGACTGTCCGGCGCCCTCTACGCAGGCCAGGTGCAATACGTGGCATCGCCCACCTTCAACATCATCAACTCGATGCTGTTCCTGTGCGCCGTCGTCCTCGGTGGGCAGGGTAACAAGCTTGGCGTGATCTTCGGCGCGTTCATCATCGTCTACCTGCCCAATCGCCTTCTCGGCGTGCAGGTGCAGGGTGTCGACCTCGGCAATCTGAAGTACCTCTTTTTTGGGTTGGCGCTGGTTGTCCTGATGATCTTCCGGCCGCAGGGCCTATTCCCGGCCCACCAAAAACTGATGGCCTACTGGCGCAAGGCAACTGAGCGGATTGGCGCCAAGAAGCCCGAGCAAGCCGAGGCCACGGCATGA
- a CDS encoding branched-chain amino acid ABC transporter permease translates to MISGWMAQTDVQASTISFDLHGLWNSIGQLTIDGLAWGAIYALVAVGYTLVFGVLRLINFAHSEVFMLGMFGAYFALDVVLGFSPGGNAYNKGVSLTVLYLGVAMLIAMAVSATTALGLEAVAYRPLRRRGARPLTFLITAIGMSFVIQEFVHFVLPKILKGYGGSNAQQPIRLVTPRPVWTFGPFDVGGRHIPFQATITNVTLVVVAAALVLAFITDVAINHTKFGRGIRAVAQDPTTATLMGVSRERIIMTTFIIGGLLAGAAALLYTLKVPQGIIYSGGFLLGIKAFSAAVLGGIGNLRGALLGGLLLGVMENYGQAVFGTQWRDVVAFVLLVLVLMFRPTGILGESLGRAKA, encoded by the coding sequence ATGATTTCGGGGTGGATGGCACAAACAGATGTGCAGGCCAGCACAATTTCATTCGATCTTCACGGACTGTGGAACAGCATCGGTCAGCTGACGATCGACGGTTTGGCGTGGGGCGCCATCTATGCGTTGGTCGCGGTGGGTTACACGCTCGTCTTCGGAGTGTTGCGTCTCATCAACTTCGCGCATTCCGAGGTGTTCATGCTGGGCATGTTCGGGGCGTACTTCGCCCTGGATGTCGTGCTCGGGTTCTCGCCCGGCGGCAATGCCTATAACAAGGGCGTCTCGCTCACCGTGCTGTACCTCGGTGTCGCCATGCTCATCGCCATGGCGGTATCGGCCACCACGGCGCTGGGGTTGGAAGCGGTCGCCTACCGCCCGCTGCGTCGCCGTGGCGCACGGCCCTTGACGTTCCTCATCACCGCCATCGGGATGTCTTTCGTCATCCAGGAATTCGTGCACTTCGTGCTGCCGAAGATCCTCAAGGGTTACGGCGGCAGCAACGCGCAACAGCCAATCCGGCTGGTGACGCCCAGGCCGGTATGGACCTTCGGCCCATTTGATGTGGGCGGCCGCCACATTCCGTTCCAGGCCACGATCACCAATGTCACCTTGGTCGTCGTGGCAGCGGCCTTGGTGCTGGCCTTCATCACCGATGTCGCGATCAATCACACCAAGTTTGGGCGCGGTATTCGGGCGGTCGCACAGGACCCCACGACGGCGACGCTCATGGGTGTCTCTCGCGAACGCATCATCATGACGACCTTCATCATCGGTGGTCTGCTGGCCGGGGCCGCCGCACTGCTGTACACGCTCAAAGTTCCGCAGGGCATCATCTACTCCGGCGGATTCCTGTTGGGCATCAAGGCATTCTCTGCCGCGGTGCTCGGCGGTATCGGCAATCTGCGCGGAGCGCTGCTCGGGGGCCTGCTGCTGGGCGTGATGGAGAACTACGGGCAAGCGGTGTTCGGCACCCAGTGGCGCGATGTGGTGGCCTTCGTCCTGCTGGTGCTCGTGCTCATGTTCCGGCCCACCGGCATTCTCGGTGAGAGCTTAGGGCGGGCGAAAGCATGA
- a CDS encoding branched-chain amino acid ABC transporter substrate-binding protein, with amino-acid sequence MRARASVIMLGAVSLALVGCHAGTQSDESNQTNLKISPLVQIAQDGTEVPASNVKSAADPAGDGKAQCANVSLAMAGALNGPDAALGINILDGAKLAVDKHNAANPGCQIKLREFDTEGLPQNASNIAPQIIGDPTIVGLIGPGFSGETKSTGQIFSEAGLVSTTASATNVTLTQQGWKTFFRGLANDGVQGPAVANYLKKTLGYKKICVVDDSTDYGSGLANAVRGTLGTDCNASVKKGDKDFSAAVTQLKNAAPDAVFFGGYYAEAAPLVQQLRNAGVTATFVSADGAKDMEFVKQAGDSAKDALLSCPCGPASDTFSKEYTAKFQQEPGTYSTEGYDLATILVKGIDAGKTTRAGLLDWVRNYQGQGVAREYKWNENGELTSTLIWVYKVT; translated from the coding sequence GTGCGTGCACGCGCGAGTGTGATCATGCTGGGCGCGGTGTCCCTCGCCCTGGTCGGTTGTCACGCCGGCACTCAGTCGGACGAGTCCAATCAGACCAACCTGAAGATCTCGCCGTTGGTGCAGATCGCTCAGGATGGGACCGAGGTGCCCGCGTCGAACGTGAAATCAGCGGCCGATCCTGCCGGTGACGGAAAAGCGCAGTGCGCCAACGTTTCACTGGCGATGGCCGGTGCGCTCAACGGTCCCGATGCCGCCCTCGGGATCAATATTCTCGACGGGGCGAAACTCGCCGTCGACAAGCACAACGCCGCAAATCCCGGATGCCAGATCAAACTCCGCGAGTTCGATACCGAGGGCCTGCCGCAGAACGCGAGCAACATTGCCCCGCAAATCATCGGCGACCCCACCATCGTCGGACTGATCGGGCCGGGGTTCTCGGGGGAGACGAAGTCGACGGGCCAGATCTTCAGCGAGGCAGGTCTGGTCTCCACGACCGCCTCGGCCACGAACGTGACGCTCACCCAGCAGGGCTGGAAGACGTTCTTCCGTGGGCTTGCCAATGACGGCGTGCAAGGTCCCGCTGTCGCCAACTACCTCAAGAAAACGCTCGGGTACAAGAAGATCTGCGTCGTCGACGACAGCACCGACTACGGATCCGGGCTTGCCAACGCGGTTCGCGGGACGCTCGGGACCGACTGCAACGCCTCGGTGAAGAAGGGGGACAAGGACTTCTCCGCGGCGGTCACGCAGCTCAAGAACGCCGCACCGGACGCGGTGTTCTTCGGTGGCTACTACGCCGAGGCGGCTCCCTTGGTCCAGCAGCTGCGTAATGCCGGAGTGACCGCGACATTTGTGTCCGCGGACGGGGCAAAGGATATGGAGTTCGTCAAACAGGCCGGTGATTCCGCGAAGGACGCACTACTGTCCTGCCCGTGCGGGCCGGCTTCGGACACCTTCTCCAAGGAGTACACCGCCAAGTTCCAGCAGGAACCGGGCACCTACAGCACCGAGGGATACGACCTGGCCACCATCCTGGTCAAGGGCATCGACGCCGGAAAGACCACCCGAGCGGGGTTGCTTGATTGGGTCAGGAATTACCAGGGGCAGGGTGTGGCGCGTGAATACAAGTGGAACGAGAACGGAGAGCTAACCTCGACACTTATCTGGGTGTATAAGGTCACGTAG